Proteins found in one Osmerus mordax isolate fOsmMor3 chromosome 20, fOsmMor3.pri, whole genome shotgun sequence genomic segment:
- the depdc5 gene encoding GATOR1 complex protein DEPDC5 isoform X4, with translation MKKCRYIPHNLFTMKTNKTYKLVVHKKGFGGSEDELVVNPKVFPQASLGDIIEIAHPTDEYSPLLLQVKSLKVDLQKETISVDQTVAQAFKLRAYQDVIVNIVDPKDVTLDLVELTFKDQYIGRGDMWRLKKSLVSTSAYVTHKVEFAGIRAQASELWVKGEKVTCGYISEDTRVVFRSTSAMVYIFIQMSCEMWDFDIYGDLYFEKAVSGFLSDLFAKWKEKNCSHEVTVVLFSRTFYNAKTMEEFPEILRGSIRQDHEGRFYEDFYRVVAQNERRDEWTSLLVTIKKLFIQYPVLVRLKGADGFPSGQNSTAAQGNYLEAINLSFNVFDKHYINRNFDRTGQMSVVITPGVGVFEVDRLLMILTKQRMIDNGIGVDLVCMGEQPLHAVPLFKLHNRTVPGDSRLGDDYNLPHWINHSFYTSKSQSSCSSFTPRIKLAGRKMQAERLRSCKDHTLGAPKDSENSLPIQVDYDAHDALVFRLPGPSRAQRSTNFRAGRERETSGRKSWGSAEAGGGGAGGASSPGRSAGGPDEQRSEQRSEQRSLASDDSLGRVSSILLIPRVAPAQYEVSSSLGYTSTRELLEKMMESQRDSSAPGRFTVGSAESTLHVRPGGYTPQRALINPFAPSRMPMKLTSNRRRWMHTFPVGPSGEAIQIHHQTRQNMAEMQGSEQRDPAHTSAELLELAYHEATGRRSTSRQTGENSLYISGGMEEFTGSPTSSNSTGTPVNRGSSFEDATSDPTLLLSPPPTVPSFCCTVGVDWKSLTTPACLPLTTDYFPDRQALQNDYTEGCYDLLPHTDLERRDDEAPVMSAPQVFEEFICQRLMQGYQIIVQPNVRKSQPAVAPPAVAPPTVAPPHSSSPLYSRGLVSRHPPVEEESQYWLSMGRTFHKVCLKDKIITVTRYLPKYPYESAQIQYSYSLCPPHSDAHFLSCWVEFGHERLEEYKWNYLDQYICSAGSEDFSLIDSLKFWRTRFLLLPAGGARRVADGEGHWDVYGEGAGTMAGREGMTGAGDWALLDGFVRFLEGLNRIRRRHRSDRIIRKSGPMKGLQMSGPLSPFPPEPMAPPLGKKGTSALSALLELEHNHKTLEEQQQQQGKQTAAPGDPAAVAAATTYVDSPRKDAAFILDFIRSPLSSYISYSQLPADPAEGAQADVGPGGAMETSGQMDGGALTLSSSSTLMEILEAIKHPATGVQLLPEQKGLPPNCFISAEIVHWLVNNVEGVTTQVMAVEIMQKMLEEGLVSHASGDAMRTFIYGFYFYRIVAEREGPQPPPPPAAGGWSTAALEDFALFQRKWFEVAFVLEELRPCDLPVFLLPWLPSRPASYATATVPEQKTATLDVDVNNRSDRTEWCSCYYHGNFSLNAAFEVKLHWMAVTAAVLFEMVQGWHRKAASCGFLLVPVLEVPFALPSYLYGDPLRAQLFIPLHILSLLKNGCDNLFDGFEPETYWERMQLFQEAILYRFGFVQDKFSASAFSFPSENKPQYIHVTGTVFLQLPYSKRKYSSNQQRRRRNSTASASQGLFGCDEHVGYHWAYNTMLTKAWRTGVLGDERLADRLLRDFTDFCANKDNRLVNFWDGCQDKMNASAP, from the exons ATGAAAAAATGCCGATACATTCCCCATAA TCTGTTCACCATGAAGACTAATAAGACCTACAAGCTTGTGGTGCACAAGAAAGGCTTTGGGGGGAGCG AAGATGAGTTGGTTGTGAACCCCAAAGTCTTCCCCCAAGCGAGTCTTGGAGACATCATTGAGATCGCACACCCCACAGACGAATACAG TCCTCTCCTGCTGCAGGTGAAAAGCCTCAAAGTGGATCTACAAAAAG AAACCATCAGTGTGGATCAGACTGTTGCACAAGCTTTCAAACTGCGAGCCTATCAAGATGTCATTGTCAACATCGTGGACCCCAAG gACGTAACCCTGGACCTTGTAGAGCTCACCTTCAAGGACCAGTACATCGGAAGAGGAGACATGTGGAGACTGAAGAAGAGTCTGGTGAG CACTTCTGCCTACGTGACCCATAAAGTGGAGTTTGCCGGGATCAG AGCCCAGGCCAGTGAGCTGTGGGTGAAAGGGGAGAAGGTCACATGTGGATACATCAGTGAAGACACCAGG GTGGTGTTTAGGTCCACGTCTGCGATGGTGTACATCTTCATCCAGATGAGCTGTGAGATGTGGGACTTTGACATCTATG GCGATCTCTACTTTGAGAAGGCTGTCAGTGGTTTCTTGTCTGACCTTTTTGCCAAATGGAAG GAGAAGAATTGTAGCCATGAGGTGACAGTGGTCCTTTTTTCACGAACTTTTTACAACGCCAAAACTATGG AGGAGTTCCCTGAGATCTTGCGAGGGTCCATCAGACAGGACCACGAGGGACGCTTCTATGAAGACTTCTACAG GGTGGTCGCTCAGAACGAGAGACGTGACGAGTGGACCTCTCTGCTGGTCACCATCAAGAAGCTCTTCATCCAGTACCCTGTGCTGGTGCGCCTCAAAGGAGCAG ATGGCTTCCCCTCCGGGCAAAACTCTACTGCTGCCCAGGGGAACTATCTAGAAGCCATCAACCTGTCCTTCAACG TCTTTGACAAGCACTACATCAACCGTAATTTCGACCGCACGGGCCAGATGTCCGTGGTGATCACTCCCGGGGTTGGAGTATTCGAGGTGGATCGCCTTCTCATGATCCTCACCAAGCAACGCATGATCGACAACG GTATTGGTGTGGACCTAGTCTGCATGGGGGAGCAGCCTCTTCATGCCGTGCCGCTGTTCAAG CTTCACAACCGGACGGTGCCTGGAGACTCCAGACTGGGAGATGACTACAACCTACCCCACTGGATCAACCACAG CTTCTACACGTCCAAGAGCCAGTCTTCCTGTAGTTCCTTCACCCCCCGCATCAAGCTGGCCGGACGCAAA ATGCAGGCAGAGCGATTAAGGAGCTGCAAAGACCACA ctctgggagCCCCGAAGGACTCAGAGAACAGCCTTCCCATCCAAGTGGACTACGATGCCCACGATGCACTGGTGTTCAGACTTCCTGGACCGTCGAGAGCCCAGAGGAGCACAAACTTCAG GGCCGGCCGGGAGAGGGAGACGAGCGGGAGGAAGAGCTGGGGTTCGGCCGAGGCCGGcggcgggggggccgggggcgcCTCGTCCCCCGGGCGCTCGGCGGGGGGGCCGGACGAGCAGAGGAGCGAGCAGAGGAGCGAGCAGAGGAGCCTGGCGTCCGACGACAGCCTCGGCCGCGTGTCCAGCATCCTACTGATCCCTCGCGTGGCGCCGGCCCAGTACGAGGTCAGCAGCTCGCTGGGGTACACCAGCACCAGAG AGTTGCTGGAGAAGATGATGGAGTCTCAGAGGGATTCGAGTGCGCCGGGTCGCTTCACGGTGGGCAGCGCTGAGTCCACGCTGCACGTGCGCCCAGGCGGGTACACCCCCCAGCGGGCTCTCATCAACCCCTTCGCCCCCTCGCGCATGCCCATGAAGCTCACCTCCAACCGACGCCGCTGGATGCACACCTTCCCAGTgg GGCCTTCTGGAGAGGCCATCCAGATCCACCACCAGACCCGGCAGAACATGGCTGAGATGCAGGGCAGTGAGCAGAGAGATCCCGCCCACACCTCCGCAGAGCTCCTAGAACTGGCCTATCACGAGGCCACCGGCAG gCGGTCAACCTCgcgacagacaggagagaacagTCTGTACATcagtggaggaatggaggagttTACTGGCAGTCCAACCAGCAGTAACAgcacgg GAACCCCTGTCAACCGTGGCTCATCATTTGAAGACGCCACTTCTGACCCAA CCCTGCTGCTATCTCCCCCTCCGACAGTGCCTAGTTTCTGCTGCACGGTGGGGGTGGACTGGAAGTCCCTGACCACCCCGGCCTGCCTGCCCCTCACCACAGACTACTTCCCCGACCGCCAGGCCCTGCAGAACGACTACACCGAGGGCTGTTACGACCTGCTGCCACACACCGACCTGgagcg acgcgATGACGAGGCCCCGGTGATGAGCGCCCCTCAGGTGTTTGAGGAGTTCATCTGCCAGCGTCTGATGCAGGGCTACCAGATCATAGTGCAGCCCAACGTCAGGAAGTCCCAGCCCGCAGTGGCCCCGCCCGCCGTGGCCCCGCCCACCGTGGCCCCGCCCCACAGCAGCAGTCCCCTCTACTCCAGAG GTCTGGTGTCCAGACACCcgcctgtggaggaggagagtcagTACTGGCTCAGTATGGGACGGACCTTCCACAAAGTCTGTCTGAAGGACAAGATCATCACTGTCACCCGCTACCTGCCCAA gtatCCGTACGAGTCAGCCCAGATTCAGTACAGCTACAGCCTGTGCCCCCCCCACTCCGacgctcacttcctgtcctgctggGTAGAGTTTGGGcacgagaggctggaggagtacAAGTGGAACTACCTGGACCAGTACATCTGCTCGGCAGGCTCGGAGgacttcag TCTGATCGACTCTCTGAAGTTCTGGCGGACTCGCTTCCTGTTGCTCCCCGCGGGCGGAGCCCGGCGCGTTGCCGACGGCGAGGGCCACTGGGACGTGTACGGCGAGGGCGCGGGGACGATGGCGGGCCGCGAGGGGATGACCGGGGCGGGGGACTGGGCCCTGCTGGATGGCTTCGTACGCTTCCTGGAGGGGCTGAACCGCATCCGCAGGCGCCATCGCTCCGACAGGATCATCAGG AAGAGCGGTCCTATGAAGGGTCTCCAGATGAgcgggcctctctctcccttcccccccgagCCCATGGCCCCCCCCCTGGGGAAGAAAGGCACGTCTGCTCTCTCCgccctgctggagctggagcaCAACCACAA GACTCTggaggaacagcagcagcagcagggcaaGCAAACCGCCGCCCCCGGCGACCCCGCGGCCGTTGCCGCGGCGACCACGTATGTGGACAGCCCAAGAAAG GACGCTGCCTTCATTCTGGATTTTATTCgtagccctctctcctcctacatcAGTTACTCGCAG TTGCCGGCCGATCCAGCGGAAGGTGCCCAGGCAGACGTGGGACCTGGCGGTGCCATGGAAACCAG TGGTCAGATGGACGGAGGGGCCTtgactctgtcctcctcctccaccctcatggAGATCCTGGAAGCCATCAAACACCCcgc GACAGGTGTGCAGCTCCTACCTGAGCAGAAAGGACTGCCCCCTAACTGCTTCATCAGCGCCGAGATCGTCCATTGGCTGGTCAACAACGTAGAGGGCGTGACCACCCAGGTCATGGCCGTGGAAATCATGCAG AAGATGCTGGAAGAGGGCCTGGTGTCTCACGCGTCGGGCGATGCCATGCGGACCTTCATCTACGGCTTCTACTTCTACAGGATCGTGGCGGAGAGAGAAG gcccccagcccccccctccccctgcggcCGGGGGCTGGTCGACGGCTGCCCTGGAGGACTTTGCCCTGTTCCAGAGGAAGTGGTTCGAGGTGGCCTTTGTCCTGGAGGAGCTCCGCCCTTGCGACCTGCCCGTCTTCCTGTTGCCATGGCTGCCCAGCCGGCCGGCCTCGTACGCAA ctgcCACTGTTCCGGAACAGAAGACAGCCACCCTGGACGTGGACGTCAACAATCGCAGCGACCGCACCGAGTGGTGCAGCTGTTATTACCATGGCAACTTCTCCCTGAACGCCGCCTTTGAGGTCAAGCTACACTGGATGGCTGTCACTGCAGCTGTGCTCtttgagatg GTCCAAGGCTGGCACAGGAAAGCAGCTTCCTGTGGGTTCCTTCTGGTGCCGGTCCTGGAGGTTCCCTTCGCTCTGCCCTCGTACCTGTACGGCGACCCGCTCCGAGCCcagctcttcatccctctccacaTCCTCAGTCTGCTTAAGAACGGCTGTGATAACCTATTCGACG GTTTTGAGCCGGAGACATACTGGGAACGAATGCAGCTTTTTCAAGAGGCCATACTTTACAG aTTTGGATTTGTTCAAGACAAGTTTTCAGCCTCGGCTTTCAGTTTCCCTTCAGAGAACAAGCCCCAGTACATACATGTCACAG GCACCGTGTTCCTCCAGCTTCCCTACTCCAAGAGAAAGTACTCCAGCAACCAGCAACGGCGCCGACGCAACTCCACTGCCTCCGCGAGCCAGGGCCTGTTTGGCTGCGACGAGCATGTGGGCTACCACTGGGCCTACAACACCATGCTGACCAAGGCATGGAGGACAGGCGTGCTGGGGGACGAGAGGCTGGCCGACCGCCTTCTCCGAGACTTCACCGACTTCTGTGCCAACAAGGACAACAGGCTGGTCAACTTTTGGGACGGTTGTCAGGATAAGATGAACGCCAGCGCTCCGTGA
- the depdc5 gene encoding GATOR1 complex protein DEPDC5 isoform X1, with amino-acid sequence MKKCRYIPHNLFTMKTNKTYKLVVHKKGFGGSEDELVVNPKVFPQASLGDIIEIAHPTDEYSPLLLQVKSLKVDLQKETISVDQTVAQAFKLRAYQDVIVNIVDPKDVTLDLVELTFKDQYIGRGDMWRLKKSLVSTSAYVTHKVEFAGIRAQASELWVKGEKVTCGYISEDTRVVFRSTSAMVYIFIQMSCEMWDFDIYGDLYFEKAVSGFLSDLFAKWKEKNCSHEVTVVLFSRTFYNAKTMEEFPEILRGSIRQDHEGRFYEDFYRVVAQNERRDEWTSLLVTIKKLFIQYPVLVRLKGADGFPSGQNSTAAQGNYLEAINLSFNVFDKHYINRNFDRTGQMSVVITPGVGVFEVDRLLMILTKQRMIDNGIGVDLVCMGEQPLHAVPLFKLHNRTVPGDSRLGDDYNLPHWINHSFYTSKSQSSCSSFTPRIKLAGRKMQAERLRSCKDHTLGAPKDSENSLPIQVDYDAHDALVFRLPGPSRAQRSTNFRAGRERETSGRKSWGSAEAGGGGAGGASSPGRSAGGPDEQRSEQRSEQRSLASDDSLGRVSSILLIPRVAPAQYEVSSSLGYTSTRELLEKMMESQRDSSAPGRFTVGSAESTLHVRPGGYTPQRALINPFAPSRMPMKLTSNRRRWMHTFPVGPSGEAIQIHHQTRQNMAEMQGSEQRDPAHTSAELLELAYHEATGRRSTSRQTGENSLYISGGMEEFTGSPTSSNSTGTPVNRGSSFEDATSDPTLLLSPPPTVPSFCCTVGVDWKSLTTPACLPLTTDYFPDRQALQNDYTEGCYDLLPHTDLERRDDEAPVMSAPQVFEEFICQRLMQGYQIIVQPNVRKSQPAVAPPAVAPPTVAPPHSSSPLYSRGLVSRHPPVEEESQYWLSMGRTFHKVCLKDKIITVTRYLPKYPYESAQIQYSYSLCPPHSDAHFLSCWVEFGHERLEEYKWNYLDQYICSAGSEDFSLIDSLKFWRTRFLLLPAGGARRVADGEGHWDVYGEGAGTMAGREGMTGAGDWALLDGFVRFLEGLNRIRRRHRSDRIIRKSGPMKGLQMSGPLSPFPPEPMAPPLGKKGTSALSALLELEHNHKTLEEQQQQQGKQTAAPGDPAAVAAATTYVDSPRKDAAFILDFIRSPLSSYISYSQLPADPAEGAQADVGPGGAMETSGQMDGGALTLSSSSTLMEILEAIKHPATGVQLLPEQKGLPPNCFISAEIVHWLVNNVEGVTTQVMAVEIMQKMLEEGLVSHASGDAMRTFIYGFYFYRIVAEREGPQPPPPPAAGGWSTAALEDFALFQRKWFEVAFVLEELRPCDLPVFLLPWLPSRPASYASRHSSFSRSFGGRSQAAALLAATVPEQKTATLDVDVNNRSDRTEWCSCYYHGNFSLNAAFEVKLHWMAVTAAVLFEMVQGWHRKAASCGFLLVPVLEVPFALPSYLYGDPLRAQLFIPLHILSLLKNGCDNLFDGFEPETYWERMQLFQEAILYRFGFVQDKFSASAFSFPSENKPQYIHVTGTVFLQLPYSKRKYSSNQQRRRRNSTASASQGLFGCDEHVGYHWAYNTMLTKAWRTGVLGDERLADRLLRDFTDFCANKDNRLVNFWDGCQDKMNASAP; translated from the exons ATGAAAAAATGCCGATACATTCCCCATAA TCTGTTCACCATGAAGACTAATAAGACCTACAAGCTTGTGGTGCACAAGAAAGGCTTTGGGGGGAGCG AAGATGAGTTGGTTGTGAACCCCAAAGTCTTCCCCCAAGCGAGTCTTGGAGACATCATTGAGATCGCACACCCCACAGACGAATACAG TCCTCTCCTGCTGCAGGTGAAAAGCCTCAAAGTGGATCTACAAAAAG AAACCATCAGTGTGGATCAGACTGTTGCACAAGCTTTCAAACTGCGAGCCTATCAAGATGTCATTGTCAACATCGTGGACCCCAAG gACGTAACCCTGGACCTTGTAGAGCTCACCTTCAAGGACCAGTACATCGGAAGAGGAGACATGTGGAGACTGAAGAAGAGTCTGGTGAG CACTTCTGCCTACGTGACCCATAAAGTGGAGTTTGCCGGGATCAG AGCCCAGGCCAGTGAGCTGTGGGTGAAAGGGGAGAAGGTCACATGTGGATACATCAGTGAAGACACCAGG GTGGTGTTTAGGTCCACGTCTGCGATGGTGTACATCTTCATCCAGATGAGCTGTGAGATGTGGGACTTTGACATCTATG GCGATCTCTACTTTGAGAAGGCTGTCAGTGGTTTCTTGTCTGACCTTTTTGCCAAATGGAAG GAGAAGAATTGTAGCCATGAGGTGACAGTGGTCCTTTTTTCACGAACTTTTTACAACGCCAAAACTATGG AGGAGTTCCCTGAGATCTTGCGAGGGTCCATCAGACAGGACCACGAGGGACGCTTCTATGAAGACTTCTACAG GGTGGTCGCTCAGAACGAGAGACGTGACGAGTGGACCTCTCTGCTGGTCACCATCAAGAAGCTCTTCATCCAGTACCCTGTGCTGGTGCGCCTCAAAGGAGCAG ATGGCTTCCCCTCCGGGCAAAACTCTACTGCTGCCCAGGGGAACTATCTAGAAGCCATCAACCTGTCCTTCAACG TCTTTGACAAGCACTACATCAACCGTAATTTCGACCGCACGGGCCAGATGTCCGTGGTGATCACTCCCGGGGTTGGAGTATTCGAGGTGGATCGCCTTCTCATGATCCTCACCAAGCAACGCATGATCGACAACG GTATTGGTGTGGACCTAGTCTGCATGGGGGAGCAGCCTCTTCATGCCGTGCCGCTGTTCAAG CTTCACAACCGGACGGTGCCTGGAGACTCCAGACTGGGAGATGACTACAACCTACCCCACTGGATCAACCACAG CTTCTACACGTCCAAGAGCCAGTCTTCCTGTAGTTCCTTCACCCCCCGCATCAAGCTGGCCGGACGCAAA ATGCAGGCAGAGCGATTAAGGAGCTGCAAAGACCACA ctctgggagCCCCGAAGGACTCAGAGAACAGCCTTCCCATCCAAGTGGACTACGATGCCCACGATGCACTGGTGTTCAGACTTCCTGGACCGTCGAGAGCCCAGAGGAGCACAAACTTCAG GGCCGGCCGGGAGAGGGAGACGAGCGGGAGGAAGAGCTGGGGTTCGGCCGAGGCCGGcggcgggggggccgggggcgcCTCGTCCCCCGGGCGCTCGGCGGGGGGGCCGGACGAGCAGAGGAGCGAGCAGAGGAGCGAGCAGAGGAGCCTGGCGTCCGACGACAGCCTCGGCCGCGTGTCCAGCATCCTACTGATCCCTCGCGTGGCGCCGGCCCAGTACGAGGTCAGCAGCTCGCTGGGGTACACCAGCACCAGAG AGTTGCTGGAGAAGATGATGGAGTCTCAGAGGGATTCGAGTGCGCCGGGTCGCTTCACGGTGGGCAGCGCTGAGTCCACGCTGCACGTGCGCCCAGGCGGGTACACCCCCCAGCGGGCTCTCATCAACCCCTTCGCCCCCTCGCGCATGCCCATGAAGCTCACCTCCAACCGACGCCGCTGGATGCACACCTTCCCAGTgg GGCCTTCTGGAGAGGCCATCCAGATCCACCACCAGACCCGGCAGAACATGGCTGAGATGCAGGGCAGTGAGCAGAGAGATCCCGCCCACACCTCCGCAGAGCTCCTAGAACTGGCCTATCACGAGGCCACCGGCAG gCGGTCAACCTCgcgacagacaggagagaacagTCTGTACATcagtggaggaatggaggagttTACTGGCAGTCCAACCAGCAGTAACAgcacgg GAACCCCTGTCAACCGTGGCTCATCATTTGAAGACGCCACTTCTGACCCAA CCCTGCTGCTATCTCCCCCTCCGACAGTGCCTAGTTTCTGCTGCACGGTGGGGGTGGACTGGAAGTCCCTGACCACCCCGGCCTGCCTGCCCCTCACCACAGACTACTTCCCCGACCGCCAGGCCCTGCAGAACGACTACACCGAGGGCTGTTACGACCTGCTGCCACACACCGACCTGgagcg acgcgATGACGAGGCCCCGGTGATGAGCGCCCCTCAGGTGTTTGAGGAGTTCATCTGCCAGCGTCTGATGCAGGGCTACCAGATCATAGTGCAGCCCAACGTCAGGAAGTCCCAGCCCGCAGTGGCCCCGCCCGCCGTGGCCCCGCCCACCGTGGCCCCGCCCCACAGCAGCAGTCCCCTCTACTCCAGAG GTCTGGTGTCCAGACACCcgcctgtggaggaggagagtcagTACTGGCTCAGTATGGGACGGACCTTCCACAAAGTCTGTCTGAAGGACAAGATCATCACTGTCACCCGCTACCTGCCCAA gtatCCGTACGAGTCAGCCCAGATTCAGTACAGCTACAGCCTGTGCCCCCCCCACTCCGacgctcacttcctgtcctgctggGTAGAGTTTGGGcacgagaggctggaggagtacAAGTGGAACTACCTGGACCAGTACATCTGCTCGGCAGGCTCGGAGgacttcag TCTGATCGACTCTCTGAAGTTCTGGCGGACTCGCTTCCTGTTGCTCCCCGCGGGCGGAGCCCGGCGCGTTGCCGACGGCGAGGGCCACTGGGACGTGTACGGCGAGGGCGCGGGGACGATGGCGGGCCGCGAGGGGATGACCGGGGCGGGGGACTGGGCCCTGCTGGATGGCTTCGTACGCTTCCTGGAGGGGCTGAACCGCATCCGCAGGCGCCATCGCTCCGACAGGATCATCAGG AAGAGCGGTCCTATGAAGGGTCTCCAGATGAgcgggcctctctctcccttcccccccgagCCCATGGCCCCCCCCCTGGGGAAGAAAGGCACGTCTGCTCTCTCCgccctgctggagctggagcaCAACCACAA GACTCTggaggaacagcagcagcagcagggcaaGCAAACCGCCGCCCCCGGCGACCCCGCGGCCGTTGCCGCGGCGACCACGTATGTGGACAGCCCAAGAAAG GACGCTGCCTTCATTCTGGATTTTATTCgtagccctctctcctcctacatcAGTTACTCGCAG TTGCCGGCCGATCCAGCGGAAGGTGCCCAGGCAGACGTGGGACCTGGCGGTGCCATGGAAACCAG TGGTCAGATGGACGGAGGGGCCTtgactctgtcctcctcctccaccctcatggAGATCCTGGAAGCCATCAAACACCCcgc GACAGGTGTGCAGCTCCTACCTGAGCAGAAAGGACTGCCCCCTAACTGCTTCATCAGCGCCGAGATCGTCCATTGGCTGGTCAACAACGTAGAGGGCGTGACCACCCAGGTCATGGCCGTGGAAATCATGCAG AAGATGCTGGAAGAGGGCCTGGTGTCTCACGCGTCGGGCGATGCCATGCGGACCTTCATCTACGGCTTCTACTTCTACAGGATCGTGGCGGAGAGAGAAG gcccccagcccccccctccccctgcggcCGGGGGCTGGTCGACGGCTGCCCTGGAGGACTTTGCCCTGTTCCAGAGGAAGTGGTTCGAGGTGGCCTTTGTCCTGGAGGAGCTCCGCCCTTGCGACCTGCCCGTCTTCCTGTTGCCATGGCTGCCCAGCCGGCCGGCCTCGTACGCAAGTAGGCACAGTTCCTTCAGCCGCAGCTTCGGAGGACGCAGCCAGGCCGCCGCTCTGCTAG ctgcCACTGTTCCGGAACAGAAGACAGCCACCCTGGACGTGGACGTCAACAATCGCAGCGACCGCACCGAGTGGTGCAGCTGTTATTACCATGGCAACTTCTCCCTGAACGCCGCCTTTGAGGTCAAGCTACACTGGATGGCTGTCACTGCAGCTGTGCTCtttgagatg GTCCAAGGCTGGCACAGGAAAGCAGCTTCCTGTGGGTTCCTTCTGGTGCCGGTCCTGGAGGTTCCCTTCGCTCTGCCCTCGTACCTGTACGGCGACCCGCTCCGAGCCcagctcttcatccctctccacaTCCTCAGTCTGCTTAAGAACGGCTGTGATAACCTATTCGACG GTTTTGAGCCGGAGACATACTGGGAACGAATGCAGCTTTTTCAAGAGGCCATACTTTACAG aTTTGGATTTGTTCAAGACAAGTTTTCAGCCTCGGCTTTCAGTTTCCCTTCAGAGAACAAGCCCCAGTACATACATGTCACAG GCACCGTGTTCCTCCAGCTTCCCTACTCCAAGAGAAAGTACTCCAGCAACCAGCAACGGCGCCGACGCAACTCCACTGCCTCCGCGAGCCAGGGCCTGTTTGGCTGCGACGAGCATGTGGGCTACCACTGGGCCTACAACACCATGCTGACCAAGGCATGGAGGACAGGCGTGCTGGGGGACGAGAGGCTGGCCGACCGCCTTCTCCGAGACTTCACCGACTTCTGTGCCAACAAGGACAACAGGCTGGTCAACTTTTGGGACGGTTGTCAGGATAAGATGAACGCCAGCGCTCCGTGA